In Phragmites australis chromosome 17, lpPhrAust1.1, whole genome shotgun sequence, the following are encoded in one genomic region:
- the LOC133897841 gene encoding uncharacterized protein LOC133897841, which yields MIYGDVSCLSCHVSYVELTAPNLNDGIRDKRNGRGITRKENIFSRTPDMPKLKIELNDYGQPVGENSKQFASVIGCQVRKKLPLRCDDWRLVDPEKKYELWTDLQTFYDLDDSAFNWVIATASRKWKEYKSTLKELYFDPTLTDDELLSRRDTRVNDDDWKYLIDYWRSPEHEARTLIAKANRAKLKLTHTSGSKSYARSGHELSGTLGRPPQRDEVFIKTHTHKNGVPSSQAAPIIVSFWYQIIVLCNNTC from the exons ATGATTTATGGTGATGTTTCATGTTTGTCATGTCATGTTTCATATGTAGAATTAACTGCTCCAAATCTTAATGATGGAATACGAGACAAGAGGAATGGAAGGGGTATCACTAGAAAGGAGAACATATTTTCAAGGACTCCTGATATGCCTAAACTCAAAATTGAACTCAATGACTATGGTCAGCCTGTTGGAGAGAATTCTAAGCAGTTTGCTAGTGTCATTGGGTGTCAGGTGAGGAAGAAGCTACCACTCCGATGTGATGATTGGAGGCTTGTTGATCCAGAAAAGAAGTATGAACTATGGACTGACTTGCAG ACATTTTATGATCTGGATGATTCCGCCTTCAATTGGGTTATTGCTACAGCATCAAGAAAATGGAAGGAGTACAAGTCAACCTTAAAGGAGTTGTATTTCGATCCTACATTAACTGATGATGAATTACTAAGTAGGCGTGATACAAGAGTCAACGATGATGATTGGAAATATCTCATTGACTATTGGAGGTCTCCTGAACATGAA GCTCGCACATTAATTGCTAAAGCCAATCGTGCAAAGTTGAAGCTGACACATACGTCGGGCAGCAAGAGCTATGCTCGTTCTGGACATGAACTG agTGGTACACTAGGGCGCCCTCCTCAAAGAGACGAGGTCTTTATCAAAACACATACACACAAAAATGGTGTTCCTTCAAGCCAGGCAGCACCAATAATTGTAAGTTTTTGGTACCAAATAATTGTATTGTGCAATAATACTTGCTGA